CGGGTAGCGGCCGGTGAACAGCGAGCCCCGCGATGGTGTGCACAGCGGCGCGGTGGCATGTGCCCTGGTGAACAGGATGCCCTCGGCGGCAAGCCGGTCCAGCCGCGGGCTGTAGACGTCCGGATGGTGGTAGACGCCGAGATAGCGCCCCAGGTCGTGCCAGTGCACGATCAGCAGGTTCTCGCGCTGCCCTGTGGCACGCTCACTCGTCACCTTTGTCACCTCTCCAGCGAACCGCACCCGGCGCCGAAGCCGGACAATAGAGCCTATACGTCGCGAGGCACTAGATACGCCACCGATGATGGCGGTAGGCTCGCTGATTGAATCGCGGCGACGGCGTAGGCGTGTTGTGTCTTGGCGTCCAGGAGTCACGAGTCGACGGGAGGTTCCCGTGTCCTTTGTGATCGCACAACCGGAGATGATCGCGGCGGCGGCCGGTGAGTTGGCCAGCATCAGATCGGCGATCAACGCGGCCAATGCGGCGGCCGCGGCCCAGACCACCGGAGTCATGTCGGCGGCCGCCGACGAGGTGTCTACGGCGGTTGCCGCGCTGTTTTCCTCGCATGCCCAGGCCTATCAGGCCGCCAGCGCGCAAGCGGCCGCCTTTCACGCCCAGGTGGTGCGGACCCTGACCGTGGACGCGGGAGCGTATGCCAGCGCCGAGGCCGCCAACGCCGGGCCGAACATGCTGGCCGCGGTCAACGCCCCCGCCCAGGCGCTGTTGGGGCGCCCACTGATCGGCAACGGTGCCAACGGGGCGCCGGGCACCGGGCAGGCCGGCGGCGACGGTGGGCTGTTGTTCGGCAACGGCGGCAACGGCGGGTCCGGCGCACCCGGACAGGCCGGCGGGGCCGGCGGGGCGGCCGGGTTCTTCGGCAACGGTGGCAACGGCGGGGACGGCGGGGCCGGAGCGAACGGCGGCGCCGGCGGCACCGCCGGCTGGTTCTTCGGCTTCGGCGGCAACGGCGGGGCCGGCGGGATCGGTGTTGCCGGCATCAACGGCGGTCTCGGCGGCGCCGGCGGCGACGGCGGCAACGCCGGGTTCTTCGGCAACGGCGGCAACGGCGGCATGGGCGGGGCCGGGGCGGCCGGCGTGAACGCCGTCAATCCCGGCCTGGCCACCCCGGTCACCCCGGCGGCCAACGGCGGCAACGGCCTCAACCTCGTCGGCGTTCCCGGCACCGCCGGTGGCGGCGCCGATGGCGCCAACGGCAGTGCCATTGGCCAGGCGGGCGGCGCTGGCGGTGACGGCGGCAACGCCTCCACGAGTGGGGGCATCGGGATCGCGCAAACCGGGGGCGCCGGCGGCGCTGGCGGTGCCGGCGGCGACGGCGCACCCGGTGGCAACGGCGGCAATGGTGGCAGCGTCGAGCACACTGGCGCTACCGGCTCCTCTGCGAGCGGCGGCAATGGTGCCACCGGCGGGAACGGCGGGGTCGGTGCGCCCGGCGGTGCCGGCGGCAACGGCGGCCACGTCAGCGGCGGATCGGTCAACACAGCCGGCGCCGGTGGCAAAGGCGGCAACGGCGGCACCGGCGGCGCCGGCGGCCCGGGCGGCCACGGCGGCAGCGTTCTATCCGGCCCGGTTGGCGACAGTGGCAACGGTGGTGCCGGCGGGGACGGCGGGGCCGGGGTTAGCGCCACCGATATCGCCGGCACCGGCGGGCGCGGCGGCAACGGTGGTCATGGCGGGCTGTGGATCGGCAACGGCGGCGACGGTGGTGCGGGCGGTGTCGGCGGTGTCGGCGGGGCCGGTGCGGCTGGCGCGATCGGCGGCCACGGCGGCGATGGCGGCTCCGTAAATACCCCTATTGGCGGCAGCGAGGCCGGTGACGGCGGTAAGGGCGGCCTGGGCGGGGACGGCGGTGGGCGCGGGATATTCGGCCAGTTTGGGGCCGGCGGGGCCGGTGGTGCCGGAGGCGTCGGCGGCGCCGGCGGGGCTGGCGGGACCGGCGGCGGCGGCGGCAACGGTGGGGCCATTTTCAATGCCGGTACCCCCGGCGCCGCCGGCACGGGCGGTGACGGCGGTGTTGGCGGGACCGGTGCGGCCGGCGGGAAAGGCGGGGCCGGCGGTAGCGGCGGCGTCAACGGCGCCACCGGCGCCGACGGCGCCAAGGGCCTCGACGGTGCCACCGGCGGCAAAGGCAACAACGGCAACCCCGGCTGAGTCCGGATTCACCGAGTCTGTAGATACCGTGGTCCGCATTCGCAGTTTTGTGCGCCAACTACAGCCTCGATGACACGACCGCGGCGAATCCCGTTTCCCGGGTGCGGCGACACCGCGTCCTACGATTAGTAGGATCTCTGGTATGACGAAAGAGAAGATCTCCGTGACGGTGGACGCGGCCGTCCTCGCGGCGATCGACGCGGACGCCAGGGCGGCGGGTTTGAATCGGTCGGAAATGATTGAGCAGGCACTGCGCAACGAGCACCTGCGTGTCGCTCTGCGCGATTACACGGCTAAAACCGTACCGGCGTTGGACATCGATGCCTACGCACAGCGGGTGTACCAGGCGAACCGGGCGGCCGGAAGTTGATCGCTCCCGGCGACATCGCGCCGCGCCGCGACAGTGAACACGAGCTCTACGTCGCCGTCTTGTCCAACGCGCTCCATCGGGCCGCGGACACCGGACGGGTGATCACCTGCCCATTCATTCCGGGCCGGGTCCCCGAGGATCTCTTGGCGATGGTGGTGGCGGTCGAGCAACCCAACGGCACGCTGCTGCCGGAACTCGTGCAGTGGCTTCATGTTGCCGCGCTCGGTGCGCCACTCGGCAACGCGGGCGTGGCCGCCCTACGCGAGGCTGCCTCGGTCGTGACAGCTCTGCTCTGTTAGCCCTGTCACCGGCGAAGATACCTGATATCGCCAGATATCATCGGAAGATGAGTGATGTACTGATTCGGGACATCCCCGACGACGTGTTAGCAAGCCTTGACGCGATCGCGGCACGCTTGGGCTTGTCGCGGACCGAATACATCCGTCGGCGTTTAGCCCAGGATGCGCAGACGGCTCGCGTCACCGTGACAGCCGCGGATCTTCGACGCCTCAGGGGTGCGGTTGCCGGTCTGGGCGATCCCGAGCTTATGCGTCAGGCGTGGAGGTGACTGACCAGCGCTGGCTGATCGACAAGTCGGCGCTGGTGCGGCTCACGGACAGCCCTGACATGGAAATCTGGTCGAACCGGATCGAACGCGGCCTGGTACACATCACGGGCGTGACACGCTTGGAAGTAGGGTTCTCGGCCGAATGCGGGGAGATAGCGCGACGGGAGTTTCGTGAACCGCCGCTGTCTGCGATGCCCGTGGAATACCTAACCCCGAGAATTGAAGACCGTGCGCTCGAGGTGCAGACCTTGCTTGCCGACCGCGGACACCACCGTGGCCCGTCGATCCCGGATCTGCTCATCGCCGCGACAGCCGAACTGTCGGGCTTGACGGTACTGCACGTCGACAAGGACTTTGACGCCATCGCCGCGCTTACCGGTCAGAAAACAGAACGGCTCACGCATCGCCCGCCTTCCGCTTAAGGAGCCCGACCAACCCTTGTGATTGGCGTGGGGGGGCGCTAACGTAACTGTCTGTAACGTTCGATACAGAACTGGCGCCGGGGTGCGGCCGCGACTCTACGAGCCGAGACAAGCCGGCGCAAGGATGGCGCACCAGTGGGCGTTCCCGCCAAGAAAAAACAGCAGCAGGGGGAGAGGTCACGAGAATCGATTCTCGACGCGACCGAACGCCTGATGGCGACCAAGGGCTACGCGGCGACCTCGATCAGCGACATCCGCGACGCGTGCGGGCTAGCACCCAGCTCTATTTACTGGCACTTCGGCTCCAAAGAGGGCGTGCTGGCCGCCATGATGGAGCGCGGCGCGCAGCGCTTCTTTGCCGCGATACCCACCTGGGATGAGGCCCATGGGCCCGTCGAGCAGCGATCCGAGCGCCAGCTGACCGAGCTGGTGAGCCTGCAGTCGCAGCATCCGGACTTCCTGCGCCTGTTCTACCTGCTGTCGATGGAACGAAGTCAGGATCCGGCGGTTGCCGCGGTGGTGCGCCGGGTCCGCAACACCGCGATCGCCCGATTTCGTGACAGCATCACGCACCTGCTGCCATCGGACATCCCGCCGGGCAAAGCCGATCTCGTCGTCGCGGAGCTGACCGCGTTCGCGGTTGCGCTGTCGGACGGCGTCTATTTCGCCGGCCACCTTGAACCGGACACGACCGACGTCGAGCGCATGTACCGGCGGCTGCGGCAAGCGCTCGAGGCCCTGATTCCCGTCCTCCTGGAGGAGACATGAACACCGGAACCGCCGTCATCACCGGGGCCAGCTCCGGCCTCGGGTTGCAGTGCGCCCGCGCCCTGCTACGTCGCGACGCATCGTGGCATGTGGTGTTGGCGGTGCGCGACCCGGCGCGCGGCCGTGCGGCCATGGAGGAATTGGGGGAGCCAAACCGGTGTTCGGTTCTCGAGGTGGACCTCGCGTCGGTGCGGTCCGTGCGCAGTTTCGTGGAAACCGTGCGGACCACGCCGCTGCCGCCGATTCGTGCCCTGGTGTGCAATGCCGGCCTGCAGGTGGTGTCGGGCATCGCGTTCACCGACGACGGTGTCGAGATGACGTTCGGGGTAAACCACTTGGGTCACTTTGCTTTAGTGACCGGGATTCTCGACTGGTTGGCCCGTCCGGCGCGCATCGTTGTCGTCAGCAGCGGCACGCACGACCCGAGCAAGCACACCGGAATGCCCGACCCTCGGTATACCTGCGCCGCCGACCTCGCGCACCCGCCCACCGATCAGAACACGCCGGCCGAAGGCCGCCGTCGATACACCACGTCCAAGCTGTGCAACGTGCTCTTCACCTACGAGCTCGACCGCCGCCTCGATCACGGAGAACAGGGCGTGATGGTCAACGCGTTCGACCCCGGCCTAATGCCGGGCTCCGGCTTGGCCCGCGACTATCCGCCGATCCTGCGACTGGCGTACCGTCTCCTGTCGCCGATGCTGCGCGTCCTTCCCTTCGTTCACAGCACCCGGGTCTCCGGCGAACACCTGGCGGCGCTGGCGGTCGATCCGCGGTTCGCGGGCGTGACGGGCCAATATTTCGCGGGCGCCAAGGCGATCCGGTCTTCCGCCGAGTCCTACGATCGGGCAAAGGCGCTCGACCTCTGGGAGACCAGTGAACGGCTGCTGGCCCAGGTGACATAGCTGCGCGTTATCCCCTAAAGAAACCCGCCAGGTTGGTGCCAAAGTTACCGATGCCGGAAAGGAACCCCGGCGTCGCGAGATCCAGCGCGCTGGCGTTCAACCAGCCCGAGATGGTGTTGCCCACGTTGGCGACACCCGATCCCAGCGCGCCGGTATTGAGGTAGCCCGACAGGCCGGCACCGGAGTTCACGAATCCCGATACGCTTCCGGCGCCGCTGTTGAAGAAGCCCGACGACGGGCCGCCAGTGAGGTTGAAGTAGCCGGGGGTCACCGGAATGCCCAACAGCGGCAGGCCGATCAGGCCCTGATAGTCGCCACTCACCAAGAAGCCGTTGCTGTAGCTGCCGGTAATGAACGCACCGGTGTCCACATCGCCCGTGTTCGCCACGCCCGTGTTGTAGTCACCGGTGTTGAGGTAGCCCGTGTTGCCACTGCCCGGGTTGAAGCCGCCGGTGTTGAAGCTGCCCGGGTTGAAGCTGCCGGTGTTGAGGTCCCCGGGGTTGAACACGCCCGTGTTGGTGCTGCCCGCGTTGCCGATGCCGGTGTTGAAGCCGCCCGAGTTCGCGAGACCGAAGTTGCCGGTGCCGGTGTTAAAGATGCCGACGTTGCCGGTGCCCGAGTTGAAGAACCCGATGTTTCCGCTGCCGGAGTTGAACAGCCCGATGTTGTTGCTGCCCGAGTTGAGGCTGCCGATCCCGATCTGGCCGTTGCCGGTGAGCCCGACGCCGATGTTGTTGTTACCGGTATTCGCGAAGCCGATGTTGTAGCTGCCGGTGTTGGCAAAGCCCAGGTTGTCGCTGCCGAAGTTCGCGAAGCCGATGTTGTAGCTGCCGGCGTTGCCAAAGCCCAGGTTGTCGTCGCCCAGATTTGCCAACCCGATGTTGTAGCTGCCCAGGTTCGCCAAGCCGATATCGAAGATCCCGGTGTTGGCGATGCCGATGTTGTTACCGCCGATGTTGACCCCGCCGAAGTTGAGGTCGCCGAGGTTGCCGATGCCCAGGTTGGAGTCGCCGGTATTAACGAAGCCGATGTTGACGCTGCCCAGGTTCCCGATGCCCGCGTTGAGGCCGCCCTGGTTTGCGACGCCGAAGTTCAGCGTCAGGTTGCCGGTGTTGTCGAGGAACAGGCCGGCCAGGTTGGCGCCGATGTTTGCGATGCCCGAGCCGAAGGCGGGCGTCGCGAGGTCCAGCGTGCTCGTGTTGTAGACGCCCGAGATGGTGTTGCCCAGGTTCGCCAGACCCGACTGCAGCGCGCCGAAATTCAGTAGGCCCGAATTGCCCAAGCCGCCGGCGTTAAAGAAGCCCGAATTGCCAGCGCCGAAGTTCCCGGAGCCCGACATGTTGCCGGCGCCGAAGTTCCCGAAGCCCGATACATGGCCGGCGCCGGTGTGGAAGAAACCCGACGACGGGCCGGTGGTCGAGTTGCCGAAACCCGGGGTACCACCGATGCTGATGCCGATGGGGATCGGGCCGAAGCCGCCGGTGCCAACCATGCTGATGGTTTGCTGAATGGGCGAATCGATGGCGATGACTTGATTGACATCGATCGTGATGGGGCCGATCATCTCGTTGACAAGCACCGCCGCAGGACCAAGCAAGACTCGTATCTGGAAACCGGGAATGGTGAAACTGTTTGGCGTGGTGGCGACGACGGTGCCGGTGATGGGTATGTCGATTGGAACACTCAAGTCGTAGCGGTAGGGGATTTCGGGAATGGTGATCGTTGTGGAAAGGCCAATCAACCCCTGGTAGTCACCTCGCCAGAAGAACCCGTTGCTGTAATTGCCGGAGATGAACGCGCCGGTGTTGACGTTGCCCGTGTTGGCCACACCCGTGTTGTAGTCACCCGCGTTGAAGTAGCCCGTGTTGTAGTCACCGGAGTTGAAGCTGCCGGTGTTGTGATCGCCGAGGTTGAAGCTGCCGGTATTGGTGCTGCCAGTGTTGAAGCTGCCGGTGTTGATGCTGCCGGTGTTGATGCTGCCGGTGTTGCCGACGCCGGTGTTGACGTTGCCCGGGTTGAACAGGCCCGTGTTGGTGCTGCCCGTGTTCCCGAGGCCGGTGTTGAAGCTGCCCGAGTTTGCGATGCCGAAGTTTGCGGTGCCGGTGTTTCCGATGCCCACGTTGCCGGTGCCCGAGTTGAAGAATCCTACGTTTCCGTCACCGGAGTTGAACAAGCCGATGTTGTGGCTGCCCGAGTTGAAGCTGCCGAACCCGATCTGACCGGTGCCGGTGAGCCCGATGCCGATATTGCCGCTACCGGTGTTGGCGAAGCCGATATTGGCACTGCCGGTGTTAGCAATGCCGATATGGTAGTTGCCCGAGTTGGCGAAGCCGACGCTGTAGTTGCCCAGGTTTGCCAAGCCAATGTTGTGGTTGCCCACGTTTGCGAAACCGACATTGAAGATTCCGGTGTTCCCGATCCCGAAGTTAGAGCCCCCGAGGTTTGCCAAGCCGACATTGAGGTTGCCGAGGCCGGCCAAGTCGAGGATCGTCGTGCCGGCGCCGCCCTGCAGCAGGCCGGCGATGTTTGCGAGGCCGGAGCCGAAGGCCGGCGTCCCGAGGTCCAGCGGGCTCGTGTTGTAGATACCCGAGATGGTGTTGCCCACATTCGCCACACCCGATCCCAACGCGCCGACGTTGAGCAAGCCCGAGACTCCTGAGGCTGCCGACGCAAGGTTCCACAGGCCCGATGTGTTGCCGCCGACGTTGCCGAACCCGGATGCGGTGCCGGCGCCGGTGTTGAAGAAGCCTGACGACGGGCTGGTGGTCGAGTTTCCGATGCCCGGCGCTGCCGGAATGTCGATGATCGGGATGGTGATGGGGCCGAGGCCGGCGGTGGCGCTGATGTTGATCGCGGTCGTGGGTCCGCCCACGGCGATCGCGAACGTGGGAACGCTGAGCACGAAGCTCGGGACAATGATGGGACCGATGTCCGGCTCGGTATGGATGTGAAAGCTAAACGCGAAGGATTCGAAGCCGATGATGGGGATAGTGAAATTGTCCACCACGAGGTCGGTGAAACTGCCGGTGATCGGTATGTCGATTGGGATATTGACGTCCAAGTGCGCCGGAATCTCCGGAATAGTCAGCGCGTAGGAGTAACCGATCAGGCCCTGGTAGTCGCCCCGCCACAAGATGCCGTTGCTGTAGTTGCCGGAGATGAAAGCGCCGGTGCTGACGTCGCCCGTATTCGCGATGCCGGTGTTGTAGTTCCCGGTGTTGAAGTGGCCGGTGTTGGTGTTACCCGCGTTGAAGCCGCCGGTGTTGAAGCTGCCGGTATTGAAATTGCCGGTGTTGAAGTTACCGGGGTTGAAGCCGCCGGTGTTGCCGTCGCCCGAGTTGAACAAGCCCGTGCTGGTGCTGCCCGAGTTGCCGATGCCGAAGTTTCCGGTGCCGGTGTTGCCGATGCCGAAGTTCCCGGTGCCCGAGTTAAAGAAGCCGATGTTTCCGTCGCCCGAGTTGAACAAGCCGATGTTTCCGCTGCCCGAGTTCAGAGCGCCGATCCCGATTTGGCCGGTACCGGTGAGCCCGATGCCGATATTGTTGCTGCCGGTGTTGGCAAAGCCGATATTGTTGCTGCCGGTGTTGGCAACGCCGATGTTGTAGCTGCCTAGGTTGGCAAAGCCCAGGTTGTCGTCGCCGAAGTTTCCGAAGCCGATGTTGTAGTTGCCCAGATTCGCCACGCCGACGTCAAAGATCCCGGTGTTGCCGAAGCCGGCGTTATTGCTGCCCAGGTTTGCCAGCCCAAGGTTCAGAGTCATCGTGCCCATACCGTCGCGCATGAGACCGGAGGCAAAGGCCGGCGTCACGAGGTCCAACGCGCTCGCGTTGTAGAAACCCGAGACGGTGTGACCCACGTTAGTCACACCCGACCCCAGCGCACCGACATTGAGATAACCCGAAATCCCTGAGGCGCCGGCGACCACGTTCAAAAAGCCCGACGCGCTGCCCGCTCCGGAGTTGAAGAAGCCCGACGACGGACTAGTGGTCGAGTTGCCGAAGCCCGATGTCGCGGGAATGTCGATGATCGGGATGGTGATGGAGCCGATACCGGCGCTGGCGGTGATACCGATCGAGGTGGTGGGTCCGCCCACGGTGATCGCCGCCGTGGGCAAGGTGATATTGATGGTCGGGATGATGATGGGGGTGAAGTCGATATTATTTTCGGCAGCTACGATGCTGAAGCCCTGGAGGGTGACGACCCCGGCGTCGATGTTGATGGGTATATGTATCGGGATGTCGACGCCAAAGGTTAGGGCGATTTCGGGAATCGCTAGCGCCGCGTGCAAGCCAATGAGGCCCTGATAATTTCCACTCCACAAGAACCCGTTGCTGTAGCTGCCGGAGATGAAGGCGCCGGTGTCAACATCGCCGGTGTTTCCGAGTCCCGTGTTGTAGCTGCCTGGGTTGAAATCCCCGGTGTTGGAATCGCCCGGATTGAAGCTGCCGGTGTTGAAGCTGCCGGTGTTGCCGATACCGGTATTGACGTCGCCGGAGTTGAAGAAGCCGGTGTTGGTGCTGCCGGTGTTTCCAAGCCCGAAGTTTGCGGTGCCGGTGTTGCCGATGCCAACGTTTCCGTTGCCCGAGTTGAAAAAGCCGATGTTTCCGCTGCCCGAGTTGAACAAGCCGATGTTTCCGCTGCCAGAATTCAGGGAGCCGAACCCGATCTGGCCGTCGCCCGTGAGCCCAATGCCGATATTGTTGCTGCCGGTGTTCGCGAACCCGATATTGTTGCTGCCGGTGTTGGCGAAGCCCAGGTTGTCGTTGCCCAAGTTTCCGAAGCCGACGTTGTAGCTGCCGAGGTTTCCGAAGCCCAGGTTGTCATCGCCGAAGTTTCCGAAGCCGATGTTGTAACTGCCCAGATTTGCCAAACCGATGTCGAATATTCCGGTGTTTGCGCCGCCGATGTTGTTGCCACCGATATTGGCGCTGCCGAAGTTGGCGCTGCCGAGGTTTGCAAAGCCGATGTTGTAGTCGCCGAGGTTTGCAATGCCGACGTTGAGGGTGCCGTGGTTTGCCAAGCCCAGGTTGAGGACCATGGTGCCCGTGCTGTCGCGCAGCAGGCCGGCGATACTGGTGCTGATGTTGGCCAGGCCTGAATTGAAGGCCGGCGTCGCGAGGTCCGACGTGCTGGTGTTGTAGAACCCCGAGACGGTGGTGCCCACGTTCGCCAGACCTGATCCCAGGGCGCCGACGTTGAGGAGCCCCGACGCCCCCGAGGTCGCGGAGGCCAGGTTCCAAAAGCCCGAATTGGCGCCGCCGAAGTTGCCGAAGCCCGAGGCGCCGCCGGCGCCGGTATTGAAGAAACCTGACGACGGGTTGGTGGTCGAGTTTCCGAAACCTGGCGCCGCCGGGATACTGATGAGCGGGATCCTAATGGCGCCACCGCCAGTTATGGTGATCGCGGTATTCGGCCCTCCTATGGCGACTGTCGTCGTGGGGCCGACAACCGTGATGTTCGGAATGGTAATGGGGCCAAAGTGGGCTCGCTGGCCCGCTATTGACGAAAGGACGATATCGCCGGTGGGCGGAATCGTGACGCCCATAAGGGTGATGTTGCCGGCCGAGGCGGTGATCGGGATATCGATGGGAATATTCACGCCGAGGCTTATGGGGAGAGGCATATCGATCACCAGGTTGAGGCCGACCAGGCCCTGGTAATCGCCGCTTAAGAACAACCCGTTGCTGTAGTTTCCGGTGATGAAAGCCCCGGTGTCAACGTCGCCGGTGTTGGCGATGCCGGTGTTGTAGTTGCCAATGTTGAGGTAGCCGGTGTTGGTATTGCCCGGATTGAAGCCACCGGTGTTGAAGCTGCCGGTGTTGAAGCTACCGGTGTTGAAGCTGCCCGGGTTGAAGGCGCCCGTGTTGACGTCGCCGGAGTTGAATAGGCCGGTATTGGTGTTGCCGGTGTTTCCGATGCCAGTGTTGAAGCTGCCCGAGTTTGCGATGCCGAAGTTGCCGCTGCCGGAATTGAAGAATCCGATGTTGTTGCTGCCCGAGTTGAACAGGCCGATGTTTCCGCTGCCCGAGTTGAAGCTGCCGAACCCGATCTGTCCGTTGCCCGTGAGCCCGATGCCGACATTGTTGCTGCCCGTGTTCCCAAAGCCGACATTGTTGCTGCCGGTGTTCGCAAAGCCGATGTTGCCGCCGCCCGCGTTAGCGAAACCCAGATTGTCGTTGCCGACGTTGCCGAAGCCGATGTTGTAGCTGCCGAAGTTGCCGAAGCCCAGGTTGTCGTCGCCAAGGTTTCCGAAGCCGATGTTGTAGCTGCCCAGGTTCGCCAGGCCGACATCGAAGATTCCGGTGTTCCCGATGCCGACGTTGTTGTGGCCGATGGTGGCGCCGCCGAAGTTAAAGCCGCCGAGACTTGCGAAGCCCACGTTGAGGTTGCCGTGGTTGGCCAAGCCCAAGTTAATAGCCGCAGTACCCGCGCCGTCGCGCAGCAGGCCGGCAATATTGGTTCCGATATTTGCCAACCCGGAGTTAACGGCGGGCGTCGAGAGGTCCGACGTGCCCACGTTGTAGATACCCGAGATGGTGTTGCCCACATTCGCCACACCCGATCCCAGCGCGCCGACGTTGAGGA
Above is a window of Mycobacterium tuberculosis H37Rv DNA encoding:
- a CDS encoding toxin (This region is a possible MT-complex-specific genomic island (See Becq et al., 2007 PMID:17545187).); translation: MIAPGDIAPRRDSEHELYVAVLSNALHRAADTGRVITCPFIPGRVPEDLLAMVVAVEQPNGTLLPELVQWLHVAALGAPLGNAGVAALREAASVVTALLC
- a CDS encoding antitoxin (This region is a possible MT-complex-specific genomic island (See Becq et al., 2007 PMID:17545187).), which translates into the protein MTKEKISVTVDAAVLAAIDADARAAGLNRSEMIEQALRNEHLRVALRDYTAKTVPALDIDAYAQRVYQANRAAGS
- the vapC2 gene encoding ribonuclease VapC2 (toxin, part of toxin-antitoxin (TA) operon with Rv0300, contains PIN domain. This region is a possible MT-complex-specific genomic island (See Becq et al., 2007 PMID:17545187).), encoding MTDQRWLIDKSALVRLTDSPDMEIWSNRIERGLVHITGVTRLEVGFSAECGEIARREFREPPLSAMPVEYLTPRIEDRALEVQTLLADRGHHRGPSIPDLLIAATAELSGLTVLHVDKDFDAIAALTGQKTERLTHRPPSA
- the vapB2 gene encoding antitoxin VapB2 (part of toxin-antitoxin (TA) operon with Rv0301. This region is a possible MT-complex-specific genomic island (See Becq et al., 2007 PMID:17545187).); this translates as MSDVLIRDIPDDVLASLDAIAARLGLSRTEYIRRRLAQDAQTARVTVTAADLRRLRGAVAGLGDPELMRQAWR
- a CDS encoding dehydrogenase/reductase (This region is a possible MT-complex-specific genomic island (See Becq et al., 2007 PMID:17545187).) — encoded protein: MNTGTAVITGASSGLGLQCARALLRRDASWHVVLAVRDPARGRAAMEELGEPNRCSVLEVDLASVRSVRSFVETVRTTPLPPIRALVCNAGLQVVSGIAFTDDGVEMTFGVNHLGHFALVTGILDWLARPARIVVVSSGTHDPSKHTGMPDPRYTCAADLAHPPTDQNTPAEGRRRYTTSKLCNVLFTYELDRRLDHGEQGVMVNAFDPGLMPGSGLARDYPPILRLAYRLLSPMLRVLPFVHSTRVSGEHLAALAVDPRFAGVTGQYFAGAKAIRSSAESYDRAKALDLWETSERLLAQVT
- a CDS encoding transcriptional regulator codes for the protein MGVPAKKKQQQGERSRESILDATERLMATKGYAATSISDIRDACGLAPSSIYWHFGSKEGVLAAMMERGAQRFFAAIPTWDEAHGPVEQRSERQLTELVSLQSQHPDFLRLFYLLSMERSQDPAVAAVVRRVRNTAIARFRDSITHLLPSDIPPGKADLVVAELTAFAVALSDGVYFAGHLEPDTTDVERMYRRLRQALEALIPVLLEET
- the PE_PGRS5 gene encoding PE-PGRS family protein PE_PGRS5 (This region is a possible MT-complex-specific genomic island (See Becq et al., 2007 PMID:17545187).); the encoded protein is MSFVIAQPEMIAAAAGELASIRSAINAANAAAAAQTTGVMSAAADEVSTAVAALFSSHAQAYQAASAQAAAFHAQVVRTLTVDAGAYASAEAANAGPNMLAAVNAPAQALLGRPLIGNGANGAPGTGQAGGDGGLLFGNGGNGGSGAPGQAGGAGGAAGFFGNGGNGGDGGAGANGGAGGTAGWFFGFGGNGGAGGIGVAGINGGLGGAGGDGGNAGFFGNGGNGGMGGAGAAGVNAVNPGLATPVTPAANGGNGLNLVGVPGTAGGGADGANGSAIGQAGGAGGDGGNASTSGGIGIAQTGGAGGAGGAGGDGAPGGNGGNGGSVEHTGATGSSASGGNGATGGNGGVGAPGGAGGNGGHVSGGSVNTAGAGGKGGNGGTGGAGGPGGHGGSVLSGPVGDSGNGGAGGDGGAGVSATDIAGTGGRGGNGGHGGLWIGNGGDGGAGGVGGVGGAGAAGAIGGHGGDGGSVNTPIGGSEAGDGGKGGLGGDGGGRGIFGQFGAGGAGGAGGVGGAGGAGGTGGGGGNGGAIFNAGTPGAAGTGGDGGVGGTGAAGGKGGAGGSGGVNGATGADGAKGLDGATGGKGNNGNPG